Proteins found in one Triticum aestivum cultivar Chinese Spring chromosome 4D, IWGSC CS RefSeq v2.1, whole genome shotgun sequence genomic segment:
- the LOC123096214 gene encoding chlorophyll a-b binding protein CP26, chloroplastic, whose product MAALAPTKMLGTRLNFAGSSRYATAAPTAGAQKIVSLFDRFKKKPAPKPKPAPVATSSVGIDDELAKWYGPDRRIYLPNGLLDRSEVPEYLNGEVPGDYGYDPFGLGKKPEDFAKYQAFELIHARWAMLGAAGFIIPEALNKFGANCGPEAVWFKTGALLLDGNTLNYFGNSIPINLILAVVAEVVLVGGAEYYRITNGLEFDDKLHPGGPFDPLGLATDPDQAALLKVKEIKNGRLAMFSMLGFFIQAYVTGEGPFENLCAHLSDPFGNNLLTVISGAAERVPSL is encoded by the exons ATGGCGGCGCTCGCTCCGACGAAGATGCTCGGCACCCGGCTCAACTTCGCCGGCTCCTCCAGGTACGCCACAGCGGCACCAACTGCTGGCGCACAGAAGATCGTCTCCCTCTTTGATCGCTTCAAGAAGAAGCCTGCCCCGAAGCCGAAGCCCGCCCCCGTGGCCACCTCGAGCGTAGGCATCGACGACGAGCTCGCCAAGTGGTACG gCCCTGACAGGAGGATCTACTTGCCCAACGGACTCCTTGACCGGTCGGAGGTGCCGGAGTACCTCAACGGAGAGGTTCCCGGAGA CTACGGCTATGATCCTTTTGGTCTGGGCAAGAAGCCAGAGGACTTCGCCAA GTACCAGGCCTTTGAGCTCATCCATGCCAGGTGGGCCATGCTCGGCGCCGCCGGATTCATCATCCCCGAGGCGCTCAACAAGTTCGGCGCAAACTGCGGTCCCGAGGCCGTTTGGTTCAAG ACTGGCGCCCTTCTCCTTGACGGCAACACCCTCAACTACTTCGGCAACAGCATCCCCATCAACCTGATCCTCGCCGTCGTCGCCGAGGTCGTCCTCGTCGGAGGCGCCGAGTACTACAGGATCACCAACGGACTG GAATTTGATGACAAGCTCCACCCCGGTGGCCCATTCGACCCGCTCGGCCTCGCCACCGACCCCGACCAGGCGGCGCTGCTCAAGGTGAAGGAGATCAAGAACGGACGGCTGGCCATGTTCTCCATGCTGGGCTTCTTCATCCAGGCCTACGTCACCGGCGAGGGCCCCTTTGAGAACCTGTGCGCGCACCTCAGCGACCCCTTCGGCAACAACCTGCTCACCGTCATCTCCGGCGCCGCCGAGAGGGTGCCCAGCCTGTGA
- the LOC123096215 gene encoding protein TRIGALACTOSYLDIACYLGLYCEROL 5, chloroplastic, which translates to MGAAKRSGAEKGLLWRLPEVTSRELGKIGPAFGLGIGCGAGAGVGFFGGAGLGYGFPGLTLGFGVGAGCGIGFGFGYGLGKGIAHDEKRRHSNVGKMFQETPNLPKDTIAGLFDELVVNTKKLATATSKQIEKWH; encoded by the exons atgggggcggcgaagAGAAGCGGGGCTGAGAAGGGGCTCCTCTGGAGGCTGCCGGAGGTCACCTCAAGGGAGCTCGGCAAGATCGGCCCCGCCTTCGGGCTCGGCATCGGCTGCGGCGCTGGCGCCGGAGTCGGCTTCTTCGGCG GTGCAGGATTAGGTTATGGATTTCCTGGACTCACTTTAGGCTTCGGAGTTGGAGCTGGCTGCGGTATAGGATTTGGTTTTGGTTATGGCTTGGGCAAAGGAATTGCTCATGATGAAAAGAGAAGACATTCAAACGTTGGTAAAATGTTCCAGGAAACTCCAAATCTGCCTAA GGATACCATTGCTGGTTTGTTTGACGAGTTGGTTGTAAACACCAAAAAGCTTGCCACCGCAACTTCAAAACAGATTGAAAAATGGCACTGA